The following coding sequences lie in one Lolium perenne isolate Kyuss_39 chromosome 2, Kyuss_2.0, whole genome shotgun sequence genomic window:
- the LOC127331130 gene encoding UDP-glucosyltransferase UGT13248-like produces MDTTAQGSGGGGGGRVLLLPFPGMQGHANPMLQLGRRLAYHGLLPTLVLTRHVLSTTPLKDCPFPVAAISDGFDAGGITSCPDTAEYLRRMEAAGSDTLARLLLAADVRVLVYDSHLPWARRVARDAGVAAAAFMTQMCAVDVVYGEARAGRVALPLADGSALRRRGVLSVDLGPEDVPPFVAKPEWYPAFTDSALGQFDELDQADDVLVNSFRDLEPTEADYMESRWRARTVGPTLPSFYLDDDRLPLNKSYGFNLVSSTAPCMAWLDNQAPCSVVLASYGTVANLNTAQIEELGYGLCNSAQPFLWVLRPSESQKLTEEVRDNCKKKGLIVPWCPQLEVLAHKAIGCFLTHRGWNSTEAITAGVPMVAMPRSADQPTNARYVEKAWKIGVRMRANEKGYVTREEVDGCIKEVMGGERKEEYRANAKKFMKMAKEAMQEGGSSDKNIADFAAMYLPN; encoded by the exons ATGGACACCACCGCCcagggcagcggcggcggcggcggcgggcgcgtgTTGCTGCTGCCGTTCCCGGGGATGCAGGGCCACGCCAACCCGATGCTGCAGCTCGGCCGCCGCCTAGCCtaccacggcctcctccccaccCTCGTCCTCACCCGCCACGTCCTCTCCACAACCCCCCTCAAAGACTGCCCCTTCCCCGTGGCCGCCATCTCCGACGGCTTCGACGCCGGCGGGATCACCTCCTGCCCCGACACCGCGGAGTACCTGCGCCGGATGGAAGCCGCTGGGTCGGACACACTGGCGCGGCTCCTGCTCGCCGCCGACGTGCGGGTGCTCGTGTACGACTCGCACCTGCCGTGGGCGCGGCGGGTCGCGCGGGATGCCGGCGTGGCCGCGGCCGCGTTCATGACGCAGATGTGCGCGGTGGACGTGGTCTACGGCGAGGCGCGCGCCGGGCGGGTGGCGCTGCCGCTGGCGGACGGGAGCGCGCTGCGTCGCCGGGGTGTGCTCAGCGTCGATCTTGGACCGGAGGACGTGCCGCCGTTCGTGGCCAAGCCCGAGTGGTACCCGGCGTTCACGGACTCGGCGCTAGGGCAGTTCGACGAGCTGGACCAGGCCGACGACGTGCTCGTCAACTCCTTCCGCGACCTGGAACCCACG GAGGCAGATTACATGGAGTCAAGATGGCGCGCAAGGACCGTCGGCCCGACATTGCCATCGTTCTACCTAGACGATGATCGTCTGCCATTGAACAAGTCCTACGGTTTCAACCTCGTCTCCAGCACTGCTCCATGCATGGCATGGCTAGACAACCAGGCTCCTTGTTCCGTGGTCCTTGCATCCTATGGCACGGTCGCTAACCTCAACACGGCACAAATAGAAGAGCTAGGCTATGGATTGTGCAATTCTGCACAACCTTTCCTTTGGGTGTTGAG GCCAAGCGAGTCACAAAAGTTGACTGAAGAAGTACGAGACAACTGCAAGAAGAAGGGCTTAATTGTACCTTGGTGTCCCCAACTCGAGGTCTTGGCGCATAAAGCGATAG GTTGTTTCTTGACACACCGCGGATGGAACTCGACAGAAGCAATTACCGCCGGTGTGCCGATGGTGGCAATGCCACGGTCGGCAGACCAGCCAACCAATGCAAGGTATGTGGAGAAGGCATGGAAAATCGGCGTGCGGATGCGGGCCAATGAGAAAGGTTACGTCACCAGGGAGGAAGTGGATGGCTGCATCAAAGAGGTGATGGGTGGAGAGAGGAAGGAGGAGTACCGTGCAAACGCTAAAAAATTCATGAAGATGGCCAAAGAGGCAATGCAAGAGGGAGGGAGCTCCGACAAGAATATTGCTGACTTTGCAGCAATGTATTTACCGAATTAA